In one Sesamum indicum cultivar Zhongzhi No. 13 linkage group LG12, S_indicum_v1.0, whole genome shotgun sequence genomic region, the following are encoded:
- the LOC105174803 gene encoding germacrene-D synthase, which yields MEFDSSHSSILIEKVDQDDVRRSVKYHPSVWGDYFLAYVSMEISATEEEELRRQKEMVRKVLAWTPDHLYHKLELIDAIQRLGVGYHFEEEIDKFLQFTHDTYLEYSSKDNDLRIVALRFRLLRQHGYPVSCDIFNKFIDGEGNFKVSLIKNVEGMLELFEAAQFRIAGEKILEKALEFSSSNLESSLSNMNSSLSTQVKESLKIPILKSSNRVGAKKFISIYQQNVSHSEILLNFAKLDFNIIQKTHQKELSDITRWWKDLDFANKLPFARDRVVECYFWAMEVYFEPHYHIARRMLTKILNMTSILDDIYDVYGTLDDLQLFTDLIQRWDVHALEQLPSYMRICYEALSDVYIEMENELKKTDESYRIQYAKEEMKKLVKTYIEEAKWSYNRYMPRMEEYMKVAIVSSTYMMLLTTSLVGMGNLVTKKDFDWITSEPVLVRASSIIGRLANDLAGHGFEKKPTAVECYMNENGASKEEAFAELGNQVTKAWMNINQECLRPMVPIPMPVLMRALNLACGTHLFYLKDDEYSNSEANIRSIIHGVLVEPNLTI from the exons ATGGAATTTGATTCTTCAcattcttcaattttgattgAGAAAGTTGATCAAGACGATGTTCGTCGATCAGTCAAATATCATCCTAGCGTTTGGGGAGATTATTTCTTGGCTTATGTTTCTATG GAAATTTCTGCTACCGAAGAGGAAGAACTTCGAAGACAAAAGGAAATGGTGCGGAAGGTGTTGGCCTGGACGCCAGATCATTTGTATCACAAATTAGAACTCATTGATGCAATTCAACGCCTTGGCGTTGGTTATcattttgaagaagaaatcgACAAATTCTTACAGTTCACACACGACACTTACTTAGAGTATAGTAGCAAAGACAATGATCTTCGTATTGTTGCTCTTCGATTTCGTTTACTCAGACAACATGGTTATCCTGTCTCATGTG ACattttcaacaaattcataGACGGTGAAGGAAATTTCAAGGTATCACTGATAAAAAATGTCGAAGGGATGTTAGAGTTATTTGAGGCAGCACAGTTCAGAATAGCTGGGGAGAAAATTCTTGAGAAAGCATTGGAGTTCTCCTCCTCCAATCTTGAGTCTTCACTCTCAAACATGAACAGTTCTCTTTCTACACAAGTTAAAGAATCCCTCAAGATCCCAATTCTCAAGAGTTCTAACAGAGTGGGAGCTAAGAAATTCATTTCCATATACCAACAAAATGTATCACATTCTGAGATACTActgaattttgcaaaattggaCTTTAACATTATACAAAAGACGCATCAGAAAGAGCTCAGCGATATTACAAG GTGGTGGAAGGATTTAGATTTTGCAAATAAATTGCCTTTTGCAAGAGATAGGGTGGTGGAATGCTACTTTTGGGCAATGGAAGTCTACTTTGAGCCTCATTACCATATTGCCAGAAGAATGCTAACCAAAATCCTCAACATGACTTCCATTCTTGACGATATTTATGATGTTTATGGAACATTAGATGATCTTCAGCTTTTTACAGATCTCATTCAAAG ATGGGATGTTCATGCCTTGGAGCAGTTGCCGTCATACATGAGAATATGTTATGAAGCCCTTTCAGATGTGTATattgaaatggaaaatgaactgaaaaagacaGACGAATCTTATCGTATCCAATATGCAAAAGAAGag ATGAAAAAATTGGTGAAGACATACATAGAAGAGGCAAAATGGTCTTACAATAGGTATATGCCGAGGATGGAGGAATATATGAAGGTGGCCATCGTAAGTTCTACTTATATGATGTTGTTAACAACATCCTTGGTTGGTATGGGAAATCTAGTAACAAAGAAAGACTTTGATTGGATTACAAGTGAGCCAGTGCTTGTACGTGCATCTTCAATAATTGGTAGATTAGCCAATGACTTGGCAGGACACGGG TTTGAAAAGAAACCCACGGCAGTGGAATGTTATATGAATGAAAATGGTGCCTCAAAGGAGGAAGCTTTTGCTGAACTCGGAAACCAAGTCACCAAAGCATGGATgaatataaatcaagaatgcCTTCGACCAATGGTACCAATCCCTATGCCTGTCCTTATGCGTGCTCTCAATTTAGCTTGCGGTACACATCTTTTCTATCTGAAAGACGATGAGTATAGCAATTCCGAAGCTAATATAAGAAGTATTATACACGGCGTGCTAGTTGAGCCGAACTTGACAATTTAA